A genomic stretch from Polyangium spumosum includes:
- a CDS encoding nitrite/sulfite reductase, with translation MSDAASRMQAVLDEYAENIERFKRGEITPDQFRPLRLGMGVYAQLARVKNMQRIKVPGGRMTAAQLEAVAEVTERWALGLAHVTTRQDIQLHHLELEETLELQRVLARADVTALGACSDAVRNVTASHLAGVAPDEPFDVSPHAHAITQYFLFHPHNRRLPRKFKIALTGSTRDHAQIMINDVGLLARVTDAGRGFSVYVAGGLGSTPEIAHLWREFIPERDVIAACDAVIRVFHRDGERKNRKKARLKFLLRKLGAAEFMKRLDDELTKIKAEEGAKIEADLDRYLGEYKDEEAPPPAPGGDAIGDGAFARWKRTNTLAQTQPGYRVVTVKLPLGDITAEQMRRLAALAREYGNGEVRTTNTQNFVMRFVPEGHLVALHRALTQIGLAEPDAGHITDIVACPGADYCSLAITKSMGVGARVREHLSESGSRAEADDLVQKIGAFDIKISGCPNSCGQHHVADIGMTGLMVKGKDGVERPHYSLRVGGGCGPDAKIGDRLDGRVPEEETPKVIAAIARYYVEGRAEGESFREFVGRKGAGEIGRIGFAAAADVI, from the coding sequence ATGTCTGACGCAGCGTCACGTATGCAGGCCGTGCTCGACGAGTACGCGGAGAACATCGAGCGGTTCAAGCGCGGGGAGATCACGCCGGATCAGTTCCGTCCGCTACGGCTCGGGATGGGCGTGTATGCGCAGCTCGCGCGGGTGAAGAACATGCAGCGGATCAAGGTCCCGGGCGGGCGCATGACGGCCGCGCAGCTCGAGGCCGTCGCCGAGGTGACGGAGCGCTGGGCGCTCGGGCTCGCGCACGTCACGACGCGTCAAGACATCCAGCTCCACCACCTCGAGCTCGAGGAGACGCTGGAGCTGCAGCGCGTGCTCGCCCGGGCGGACGTGACCGCGCTCGGCGCTTGCTCCGATGCGGTGCGCAACGTGACCGCGTCGCACCTCGCGGGTGTCGCGCCGGACGAGCCGTTCGACGTCTCGCCCCACGCGCACGCGATCACGCAATACTTCCTCTTCCACCCGCACAACCGCAGGCTGCCGCGCAAGTTCAAGATCGCCCTCACGGGCAGCACGCGCGACCACGCGCAGATCATGATCAACGACGTCGGCCTGCTCGCGCGGGTGACGGACGCGGGGCGAGGTTTTTCGGTCTATGTCGCGGGCGGGCTCGGCTCGACGCCGGAGATCGCGCACCTCTGGCGCGAGTTCATCCCCGAGCGGGACGTGATCGCCGCGTGTGACGCGGTGATCCGGGTCTTCCACCGGGATGGGGAGCGCAAGAATCGCAAGAAGGCGCGCCTCAAGTTCCTGCTGCGCAAGCTCGGCGCGGCGGAGTTCATGAAGCGGCTCGACGACGAGCTCACGAAGATCAAGGCCGAGGAGGGCGCGAAGATCGAGGCGGATCTCGACCGGTATCTCGGCGAATACAAGGACGAGGAGGCGCCGCCGCCGGCCCCGGGCGGCGACGCGATCGGCGACGGCGCCTTCGCGCGCTGGAAGAGGACGAACACGCTCGCGCAGACGCAGCCCGGCTACCGCGTGGTGACGGTGAAGCTGCCGCTCGGCGACATCACGGCCGAGCAGATGCGCAGGCTCGCGGCGCTCGCGCGCGAATACGGCAACGGCGAGGTCCGCACGACGAACACGCAGAACTTCGTGATGCGGTTCGTCCCCGAGGGTCACCTCGTGGCGCTGCACCGCGCGCTCACGCAGATTGGCCTCGCCGAGCCCGACGCCGGGCACATCACCGACATCGTGGCCTGCCCGGGTGCCGATTATTGCTCGCTGGCGATCACGAAGAGCATGGGCGTCGGCGCCCGCGTGCGCGAGCACCTCTCGGAGAGCGGCAGCCGCGCCGAGGCGGACGATCTCGTGCAGAAGATCGGCGCCTTCGACATCAAGATCTCGGGCTGCCCGAACTCGTGCGGCCAGCACCACGTGGCCGACATCGGCATGACGGGCCTGATGGTGAAGGGCAAGGACGGCGTGGAGCGCCCGCATTATTCATTACGCGTCGGCGGCGGCTGCGGCCCGGACGCGAAGATCGGCGACCGCCTCGACGGCCGCGTGCCCGAGGAGGAGACGCCCAAGGTGATCGCGGCGATCGCGAGGTATTACGTGGAAGGGCGCGCCGAGGGCGAGAGCTTTCGAGAATTCGTGGGGCGCAAGGGCGCGGGCGAGATTGGCAGGATCGGGTTCGCGGCGGCGGCGGACGTGATCTGA